CTGCGCGCAAGCATGATCGTCGGGCACGGCAGCCTGAGCTGGCTCATCGTCCGCGACCTGGCGGCCCGCTTGCCCTTCATGGTCCTGCCGCGGTGGCTGAAGTCGCGCACGCAGCCGGTCGCGATCGACGATGTCGTCGTGGCGCTGGTGCGGGCGCTCGAGCTGCCCCTGGCGGCGAGCGTCTGGTATGATATCGCGGGACCGGTCACGCTCTCCGGAAAGGAGATCCTCGAGGAGACCGCGCGGGTCATGGGCCTTCGGCACCCACGCATGATCGAAGTGCCTCTCCTATCGCCTCGCTTGTCGTCGCTCTGGGTTCGCTTCGTCACGCGCGCACAGTGGTCCGTGGCACGCGAAGTGGTGGTCGGCCTAACCGAGGATCTGCTGGCACGAGACGACCGCTTCTGGGTGCTCATCTGCCATCCACATCGCTCGTCCTTCGCCGAGGCGGCAAGGTCGGCCCTCGACGCCGAGCGCGGCGACCACCGTGTCCAAGGAGCCTGGGGCGCCATCGAGCGCGCGAGGGGCCTCTCGAAGAGCTCGGCATGAATCGCCCGGTCACCAGCGTTGTCACCGCGAGGTCGCGAAGCACCACGCTCGCGTTCGCCTCGATCGCGGCGTGGCTTGCTGCTGCCGCGGTCACGGGGCCACTCGGCATCTGGCCGGCCATCGGTGGTGCGGCGGTTGCGCTCGGCCTCGCCGTCCTGCTGTTCGAACGCCCCGCACCGCTAGCGCTGCTGCAGCCGAGCCCCAGGCTCATGCTGCTCGGTGCCACAGCGGGGGGCCTGATGGCCGGCGCCACCTACCTGCTCTATCCACTGCTCGCGCGCAGCTTGCCGTTCATCGCGAGCGACACCATGCAGCTGTACGCGGCGTTTCGGAGGCCGTCGCTCGTCGTCGCGTCGGTTGCGCTCGTCCCCGTCATCCTCGGAGAGGAGCTGGTCTGGCGCGGCGTCGTTCAGGCTGCGCTCGTCCAGCGCCTGGGAGCTTGGAGGGGCGTCGCGCTGGCGGCTGTCGTGTACGCGCTGGTGCACACGCCTCTCGGCTCGCCCGTGCTGGTGGCGGCCGCGTTCTTCTGCGGACTGGCGTGGGGCACCCTGCGCGCCACGACAGCGAGTCTCGTACCACCCTTGGTGGCTCACCTGTTGTGGAACGCACTCGTCCTGCTCTGGCTGCCACTGGACATCAGCTGAAGAAAGGAGCACCCAATGCCTCACGTCGTGCTTGAAGAGGCCATCGATCTCCCAGTCGCCTGCCCGAGTATCCAGCTCACGGCGGTCCGAAACGGGAGTGAGATCCTGAAGGTCGTCGATGTCTACCTGAACCGGTCGGGGCACACCGCGCTCGTGGACTGCGTGGTGGTCGAGGAGGGGCGGTCGCAGCCCTTCTTCGTGCAGCTCTCGCAGAAGGACCGACAGATCACCGTGCGGCTGCTCCCGGCGACCGATCCCGAGAAGACCGTCGGCGTGAAGCGCCTGATGGGGCTCATCGCCAAGCAGCTTCACGAGAGAGCTACCGGAAGCCGCTTTGGCAAGACGAACCTGCAGGAGTTCTTGCAGTGAGCGACCGCGCGCAACCCCGACCCGGCAGCGGCGCTCCAGCAGGCGCGCAAGCGCAGCAGACCCGGTCGGCTCCGCTCGCCACGCCAGTTGCATATTCAGTTGCATATCCGTGAACGCGGTCTCCCAGAATTCAGTCACGCGCGGCTCCTGCTTCTGGTGAAGGGCGTGGAGCCCTGAAGGTTGCCGACACCCCTCCACGATGTACTGCTCGGGCAGCGCAATCGGCGACACCCTGGCTGAAAGGCCGGCGCCCTCGAGTGCCACGAGGACCGCCTCGGGCACGACGCGCATGCTCGCCGGCGGGCCACGGAGGGCGCTGGAGCTGAGTCCACGACGAACAGGCTTCCGTGCGGTCGGAGCGCAGCCGCGAGGCCGCGCGCGTACTCGCCGCGATCACCGAGGTGGTGCCACACGTGCACCACGAGGATACGGTCGACGCTACTCGGGGCCAGGCCCGAGGCAGTCGGCGTGGCCTGGATCGCGCGCAGTACATCGCCGGGACACTGCCACTCGTGGCGCGCCGGATCATCAAGCACCTGGGCCAACGCGGCCGCGTCGGCGAATGCGTGGTGGGCTCCGCCGACGCCGTGGTCACCATGCGGCCGCACATGTTCGTGGTCGCGATGCCGTGCTCCGTGTGCGGAGCAGCGGGTTCCTGTCGGGTCCACAGCCCGAGTCGAAGCCGAACTGCACGGACCGCCGAGCGTCGCCGTGAGGACGGCCGTCACCGGCTGTCGCATCTGCTCTCCAGTCCCGGGTCTCGCCTGCGGCCAGCTCTAGGGACGTTCTTCGGCCGCTAGCCGGCGTTTTGGCCTACCCTGGCGCCCAGGCGCGCGGTGTCGAGCCGCACAGATCGAGGGCCGGATCCAATGCCCCTTTTCGCTTCCGTCCGTGGGACGCCAGAAGGTAGGCTCCACCCCATGGTCGAGCACATCGTCTGGTTCAAGTTGCGAGCTCAGGCCCCCGAGGCCGACAAGCAGCGCCTGATGGCCGAGCTGGTAGCGCTCAAGGAGCGCATTCCCGGCATCATCGAGGCCAGCGCTGGCGCCGACTACTCGGGCCGCGCCGCCGGCTACACGCACGGTTTCGTTGCCCGCTTTGTCGATCGCGCGGCGCTCGAGGCTTACCACCCGCACCCGGCCCATCGGACTGTCGTCGAGCGCTACGTCGAGCCGATCAGCGAGGGCGTGTTGGCCCTGGATTTCGAGCACGACTGACCCAGCGATCGCCCGGCCGTCCCCTGCAGTTCCCGACCCGGGTCAGTATGAGGCGAGCTGTTCCAACGATGGCAATCTGAGTCCACGAGGTCTCGCGTCCGGTCCAAGCGCGGCCCCGACCCCGCGTCGAGCAGCCCCGCTTCAAACCTGAAGACGCACCGTCGACCTCAGGGGGACAGCGCCACCCGAGAGGACGCCTTCAGACGTCGCCGAAGAGGTGCCGAAAGAGCAGCCGGCCACCGACGAAGAAGCCGTCCCGCGGGGGCGCCGCTTCGATGCGCATAAAGCCACCGAAGGTCACTTCCAGCTTGACCGCCGAGCGCTGGTCCAGCGGCAGCGGCAAATAGGCCACGAGCCCGATCAGGAACTCGGCAGCGGGGTCCCGCTCGCCGACCACGCCGCCAAAGCCAGCAAGAACCCCAGCATGCTCACACACCAACCCCTCCCCGGTCAGGCGTAGATGGACGGCATCGGTGGCCGGCCGATAGCCCAGCTCAAAGATCAGCTGCCCGCTCACCAAGCCCACGTCCCTGCCGTACTGAATCACGGCGCTGTTCCCGGCCCGGGTTAGTGTGACGCGGGGTTAGGCTGACGCGTAGGGAATAGATAGCTCGGGGTACTGGTGCAGCGGGCACAGCGCGTACAGCGGGCACAGCGCGTACGTTGCAGGCGTGATATTAACCCCGGCCGCCTGAGCCCCTCTACCGCCGAAAGACGACGAAACACTCCCATGTCGCGCTTCTCGATGAAACCCAGGCTGCCCACCGGGCCGACGAAGTCGGCCTCCGGCAGCATCACGCGCTACATCACCGCCCGCGGTTACCGCTTGCTGACCGATGAGATCCACCAGCTGTGGAAGGTGGAGCGTCCCCGCGTGACCCAGGAGGTCGCCGAGGCGGCCGCGCTGGGGGACCGTTCGGAGAACGCCGAGTACATCTACGGCAAGAAGCGCCTGCGGGAGATCGACAGGCGACTGCGCTTCCTCAGCAAACGCATCGACGAGCTCGAGGTGGTGCGACCCTCTGAGGCGCAGCAGGGACGAGTGTTCTTCGGCGCCTGGGTCACTGTCGAGGACGAAACCGGCGAGACCTCACGCTTTCAGATCGTCGGGCCTGACGAGTACGATCCGAAACAGCACCGCGTCAGTATCGACGCACCGATGGCACGCGCGCTGCTGGGAAAGGCCGAGGGTGACACCGTGCGTATCAACCGCCCCAAGGGCGTCATCGAGGTAACCATCGAGGCCATCGAGTACGAATAGCCACGGCTCGTCGGCCCGTCGCGCGCGCCGTCTGGCTGTGCCCGCTGTTCCCGACCCGCGCTCTTCCCCAGTCAAGCAGCCCCGTTCCAAACCCGAAAACGCACCGTTGCCCTTAGAGAGCGAGCGCATTGCGCTGCCCAGCATACCTATGTTGCACGCGTCATATTAACCCGGGTCGGGGACAGCGTCGTACCCGGGTCGGGGACAGCGTCGCGGGTCGGGGACAGCGTCCTTAACCCGGGTCGGGGACAGCGTGGGACAGCGTCCAATCGCCATCGCCATCGCAACCGCCTATCGCCGCCGCTTCTTCGGCTGGTACAACCACGGCCACCGCTACGCGGCGCGCGGCTTGCTCACGCCGACCGAGACCCGGATGGACATGCCAACGAAGGCGACGCTGCTGGTCGCGAGGAGACGCTGCAGGAGATGCGCCGACGAACGGTCGCCTTGTCGTTGACCGATACGGCGCTCCCTACCCGCCGCGCAGCGCCGGGGTGGATCGCACCGCGACGCGGAGGGGACTCACCCTTAAGGGAGCCATCTTGAGCCGGGGGCCAGCATCGAGCGCGCCGCCAGGCCCGCGACTGATCGATCATCTGCGCGCGCTGGGCTACACCAACCGCGCTGCGCGTGCGCTGCTCGCGAGCGGCAAGGTCTCCTACGGGGGCGCGCCTACCGCCGACGAGGGGCGCCAGGTGGACCCCGCGCGCGTGGTGCTTTCGCTCAATGCAGCCCGCCACCGCCCCAATCGCGACCTCGTGGTGCTCTTCCATGATCGCCACCTCGCCGTGGTGCTCAAGCCACCGGGGATGCTGGCGGTAGACGCACCCGGGCGCCGGCAAGAGACCAGCGTGATCGAGGCCGTCCGCCACCTGCTCGGCTCCGCCTTCGCCGTCCACCGCCTCGACGAGCCGACCTCGGGGCTGATGATGGTCGCGCTGACGGAGGCCTGCCAGGCGCAGATCAAGGCGCTCTTGTTCCGCCACGAGGTGGAGCGGGAGTACCTGGCGATCGTGCGCGGCCACTTCCCGGCGGCGCCGGTCCGCGTCAGGACCAAGCTCGTGCGTGACCGCGGCGATGGACTGCGGGGCAGTCGCGACGATTCCGATCAGGGCCAGGCCAAGGAGGCCGTGTCGCGCTTCAGCCTGGTCGAGCGCCTCGGTCCTCGCGCGTCGCTCGTGGCCGCCAAGCTCGAGACGGGCCGCACGCATCAGGTGCGGATACACCTATCCGAGCGAGGCTTTCCCGTCCTCGGCGATCCGCTCTACGGCCCGCGGGGCAGCGAGCAGCTGGCCCCCCGCCTGGCCCTGCACGCAGCCCACCTGGGGCTGCGTCATCCGCTGGACGGCAGCGCGCTCTCGTTCGCGGCGCCGCTCGCTGACGACCTCGAGCAGCTGCGCCGGCGCCTCTGCCGGCCCTGAGCTGCCTGCCTGCGCGTGGCCCAGCGGTCGCGGTGGGGCGACCCGAGGGGCACCTGCTCGCGCCGCGCTGGGCTCGCGCCGCTCCGCTACACTCTCGCCGCTCCGCGCTGTCGCCCGGCGCGCGGGCCCGTTATACTCGCGGCCCCTGTCGCCCAGAGGAACGACCTTGACGCGCACCCTTCCACGCTCAATCGCCACAGCGACCGGCACCGCGCCCAGGACTTGCACCGCACGCGCCTTGCGCCCCGATCTCGACGTCGCGAGCAGACCCTATACACGGCGGGCGGAGCGGCGGGCGTCGCGCCGGCACCGGCCTTGGGTCGCGCCACGGGGCGCGCTGGCGCTGGGGATCCTCTTCGCCCTGCCCGCCTGCCGACCGGCGCCGACCGCCCATCCCGCCGCCACGACCGTCACCACGAGGGCCAGCGTAACGGACCCCAAGCAGGTGGT
Above is a window of Pseudomonadota bacterium DNA encoding:
- a CDS encoding NAD(P)H-binding protein, whose amino-acid sequence is MTGLQPERLLLLTGATGFVGGAVRPALAREGWRVRCLTRDAARAQQREPALDWVQGDVADPDSCARALDGCQAALYLVHGIGEGGDYHRHEVMAAATFSKAAAAAGVERIVYLGGVAPIGTGSDHLRSRLDVGEALRAGSVQTIELRASMIVGHGSLSWLIVRDLAARLPFMVLPRWLKSRTQPVAIDDVVVALVRALELPLAASVWYDIAGPVTLSGKEILEETARVMGLRHPRMIEVPLLSPRLSSLWVRFVTRAQWSVAREVVVGLTEDLLARDDRFWVLICHPHRSSFAEAARSALDAERGDHRVQGAWGAIERARGLSKSSA
- a CDS encoding CPBP family intramembrane metalloprotease; the encoded protein is MNRPVTSVVTARSRSTTLAFASIAAWLAAAAVTGPLGIWPAIGGAAVALGLAVLLFERPAPLALLQPSPRLMLLGATAGGLMAGATYLLYPLLARSLPFIASDTMQLYAAFRRPSLVVASVALVPVILGEELVWRGVVQAALVQRLGAWRGVALAAVVYALVHTPLGSPVLVAAAFFCGLAWGTLRATTASLVPPLVAHLLWNALVLLWLPLDIS
- a CDS encoding Dabb family protein, which codes for MVEHIVWFKLRAQAPEADKQRLMAELVALKERIPGIIEASAGADYSGRAAGYTHGFVARFVDRAALEAYHPHPAHRTVVERYVEPISEGVLALDFEHD
- the greB gene encoding transcription elongation factor GreB; its protein translation is MKPRLPTGPTKSASGSITRYITARGYRLLTDEIHQLWKVERPRVTQEVAEAAALGDRSENAEYIYGKKRLREIDRRLRFLSKRIDELEVVRPSEAQQGRVFFGAWVTVEDETGETSRFQIVGPDEYDPKQHRVSIDAPMARALLGKAEGDTVRINRPKGVIEVTIEAIEYE
- a CDS encoding RluA family pseudouridine synthase, which translates into the protein MSRGPASSAPPGPRLIDHLRALGYTNRAARALLASGKVSYGGAPTADEGRQVDPARVVLSLNAARHRPNRDLVVLFHDRHLAVVLKPPGMLAVDAPGRRQETSVIEAVRHLLGSAFAVHRLDEPTSGLMMVALTEACQAQIKALLFRHEVEREYLAIVRGHFPAAPVRVRTKLVRDRGDGLRGSRDDSDQGQAKEAVSRFSLVERLGPRASLVAAKLETGRTHQVRIHLSERGFPVLGDPLYGPRGSEQLAPRLALHAAHLGLRHPLDGSALSFAAPLADDLEQLRRRLCRP